One Leptospira wolbachii serovar Codice str. CDC genomic region harbors:
- the hisE gene encoding phosphoribosyl-ATP diphosphatase codes for MEFLLKLEELLRKRKEELPEKSYTAELFRDGVDRILKKIGEEAGEVIIAAKNPNEKELIHEIADLVFHLEVLMVEKGISLSTIAKELEKRHS; via the coding sequence ATGGAATTTTTACTGAAACTGGAAGAACTACTCCGCAAACGTAAGGAAGAATTGCCTGAAAAGTCTTATACAGCCGAACTCTTCCGCGACGGTGTTGACCGCATTCTCAAAAAAATTGGTGAGGAAGCCGGCGAGGTCATCATTGCTGCAAAAAATCCCAATGAGAAAGAACTCATCCATGAAATAGCTGATTTGGTATTTCATTTAGAAGTGCTTATGGTGGAAAAAGGAATTAGCCTATCTACCATTGCAAAAGAATTGGAAAAACGCCATAGCTAA
- a CDS encoding thioredoxin fold domain-containing protein — MVRKILPVFFLLCTSALFSESPWGSSIQKGFESAKQDNKFIIVDVFADWCTYCLVLEKEIFPDPEVSRVLDSFVKVRLDGEEFPNLRKKYSIEGYPTILFLDGDGNYVTKISGLATKEDILGISKRILQEPNIESYLKTELRRNVNSPDIHFRLGLLYFQNKEFEKAELQFTEAIQNSKTASILKENAYFNLNLVKSIHGSKESAAKSWKDFLELYPTSHRKITAKLYYGLTLKDAGESKLAKSILTEIKPQLTSETDKSMCNEALSEIERGF; from the coding sequence ATGGTTCGTAAGATTCTTCCTGTTTTTTTCCTTCTATGCACGAGCGCACTGTTTTCCGAATCCCCTTGGGGAAGTTCCATCCAGAAGGGTTTCGAATCGGCAAAACAAGACAATAAATTTATCATCGTGGATGTATTTGCAGATTGGTGTACCTACTGTTTGGTTTTAGAAAAAGAAATTTTTCCTGATCCCGAGGTAAGTCGGGTATTAGATAGTTTCGTAAAAGTCAGGTTAGATGGGGAAGAATTCCCCAACCTCCGAAAAAAATACAGTATCGAGGGTTATCCTACGATACTTTTTTTAGATGGGGATGGAAACTATGTGACTAAGATTTCTGGACTCGCCACAAAGGAAGATATTTTGGGTATTTCCAAAAGAATCCTGCAAGAGCCGAATATTGAGTCGTATCTCAAAACAGAACTTAGGCGAAATGTAAATAGTCCCGATATCCATTTTCGATTAGGTTTGTTGTATTTTCAAAACAAAGAGTTTGAAAAAGCAGAACTCCAATTCACTGAAGCCATTCAAAATTCAAAAACTGCCTCAATACTTAAAGAAAATGCCTATTTCAACTTAAACTTAGTTAAATCCATTCATGGTTCGAAAGAATCTGCTGCAAAATCTTGGAAAGATTTTCTGGAACTTTATCCGACGTCCCATCGGAAAATTACTGCCAAGTTGTATTATGGACTGACATTAAAGGATGCAGGGGAATCGAAACTTGCAAAATCGATCCTGACCGAAATCAAACCGCAACTAACGTCTGAAACCGATAAATCAATGTGTAATGAGGCTTTGTCTGAAATAGAAAGAGGATTTTAG
- a CDS encoding UDP-glucose dehydrogenase family protein: MKVCVVGTGYVGLVAGTCFAEYGNEVICIDKDEKKISDLKQGIIPIYEPGLTELVERNHKEGRLHFSTSLKDGVESSEFVFIAVGTPTSDNGSADLRFVFAVAEEVGKAMNGYKIIVDKSTVPVGTADQVKAIVAKHTKHPFDVVSNPEFLKEGAAIDDFMRPERVVIGAESEVAAKKMSELYSPFVLNGNPIITMSIRSAELTKYACNAFLATKISFVNEIANLCDALGANYDDVRKGMGTDSRIGRQFLYAGIGYGGSCFPKDVRALLRTAEEVKAPMHIIQSVEDVNEKQKTRLTDKIFEHFKSTDMKGKTFGIWGLSFKPGTDDMREAPSIPLIYELHKNGAKIQVFDPASMETSKYYFDGKVEYKKDAYSALQGADAMLLLTEWREFREPDFSKIKSLLKSPLVFDGRNQYKPTLMNELGFTYYSIGNR; encoded by the coding sequence ATGAAAGTTTGTGTAGTTGGAACCGGATATGTGGGCCTCGTTGCAGGAACCTGTTTTGCTGAATATGGCAATGAAGTTATTTGTATTGATAAAGATGAAAAGAAAATCAGTGACTTAAAACAAGGGATCATTCCCATCTATGAACCTGGACTAACCGAACTTGTGGAACGAAACCACAAAGAGGGAAGGCTCCACTTTTCCACATCACTAAAAGATGGTGTTGAGTCTTCCGAATTTGTTTTTATCGCTGTAGGTACACCCACTTCTGATAACGGATCAGCTGACTTAAGATTTGTTTTTGCCGTGGCAGAAGAAGTCGGTAAAGCAATGAACGGCTACAAAATCATCGTCGATAAATCAACAGTTCCCGTGGGAACCGCTGACCAAGTAAAGGCCATTGTGGCAAAACACACAAAACATCCGTTTGATGTTGTTTCCAATCCAGAGTTTTTAAAAGAAGGTGCTGCGATTGATGACTTTATGCGACCTGAACGTGTTGTGATTGGTGCTGAGTCAGAAGTCGCTGCCAAAAAAATGAGCGAACTTTATTCTCCGTTTGTGTTAAATGGAAACCCAATCATTACCATGAGCATTCGTTCTGCAGAACTTACTAAGTATGCATGTAACGCCTTCCTTGCGACAAAGATTTCCTTCGTCAATGAAATCGCAAATCTCTGTGACGCACTTGGTGCCAACTATGATGATGTCAGAAAAGGGATGGGTACAGATTCGAGAATTGGACGTCAGTTTTTATACGCAGGGATTGGATATGGTGGATCTTGTTTTCCAAAAGATGTAAGAGCGCTTTTACGCACAGCGGAAGAAGTCAAAGCTCCTATGCATATCATTCAGTCGGTAGAAGATGTAAACGAAAAACAAAAAACTCGTTTAACAGATAAAATTTTTGAACACTTCAAATCAACAGATATGAAAGGAAAAACTTTTGGGATTTGGGGTTTATCTTTCAAACCGGGAACAGATGATATGCGAGAAGCTCCATCCATTCCTCTTATTTATGAACTACATAAAAATGGCGCCAAAATCCAAGTGTTTGATCCTGCTTCTATGGAAACATCGAAGTATTATTTTGATGGAAAGGTCGAATACAAAAAGGATGCATACTCGGCTCTTCAAGGAGCAGATGCCATGTTGTTACTCACGGAATGGCGAGAATTTAGAGAGCCTGATTTTAGTAAAATCAAGTCTCTACTGAAATCTCCGCTAGTTTTTGATGGAAGAAACCAATACAAACCAACTCTTATGAACGAGTTAGGTTTTACTTATTATTCTATCGGGAACAGGTAA
- a CDS encoding ABC transporter ATP-binding protein, producing MASVVLENLSKDYHGFSKPWKRILAGLSFGYFGIDSKFTALQSIVLKVGPGEILGIIGRNGAGKSTLLKLITGVISKDKGNLFVTGSVRALLELSVGFNPELSGEENVYYNGLVWGYKPSEIKELTDSIFDFAELNEFRNSPLKNYSSGMAMRLGFSLATAKRPDILIVDEALAVGDASFQQKCLKRINEFSKSGSCILVVSHDLGLISYFCTRAILLNKGHLLFDGNPKQAIEEYMHVLAGNLEPSSILPSESIKDIHVSLKNSKGLDTRHHFLGDTVTLRIEFQTTKPITNGTIGFHIDSEKGIRIFGTNSHHLGKQNLNIKDFERSMVEFQFPIQFSDGKYSLGVSIHKGESHIEGSYFWGESVLDFEVERGKIEKFVGVCHLPTEFTFQTLPKSE from the coding sequence ATGGCTTCCGTTGTTTTAGAAAATCTTTCTAAGGATTACCATGGATTTTCAAAACCTTGGAAACGAATCCTTGCCGGACTTAGTTTTGGATACTTTGGAATTGATTCTAAATTTACCGCCTTACAATCAATAGTTTTAAAAGTTGGACCTGGAGAAATCTTAGGGATTATAGGCAGAAATGGTGCCGGAAAATCTACACTTCTTAAATTAATCACTGGTGTCATCAGTAAAGATAAAGGGAATCTATTTGTCACTGGCTCGGTTCGCGCCCTACTTGAACTCAGTGTTGGCTTTAACCCGGAACTTTCTGGAGAGGAGAATGTGTATTACAATGGGCTCGTTTGGGGATACAAACCATCGGAGATCAAGGAACTCACAGATTCCATTTTTGATTTTGCCGAGCTGAATGAGTTTCGAAATTCTCCCTTAAAAAATTATAGCTCGGGAATGGCAATGCGACTTGGCTTTAGTCTTGCCACTGCCAAACGCCCCGATATCCTAATTGTTGATGAAGCCTTGGCTGTTGGGGATGCAAGTTTCCAACAAAAATGTCTCAAACGAATCAATGAATTTTCAAAGTCTGGGTCTTGCATTTTGGTTGTGAGTCATGATCTTGGACTCATTTCTTATTTTTGTACGAGAGCCATTCTTCTAAACAAGGGACATTTGTTATTTGATGGTAATCCCAAACAAGCGATCGAAGAATACATGCACGTATTAGCTGGTAATCTGGAACCTTCTTCCATACTACCTTCCGAATCCATTAAGGATATTCATGTCTCGTTGAAAAATTCCAAGGGGTTGGATACCCGCCACCATTTTCTAGGGGATACGGTGACTCTTCGGATCGAATTTCAAACTACAAAACCTATCACAAACGGAACCATCGGATTCCACATTGATAGTGAAAAAGGAATTCGAATTTTTGGAACTAACTCCCACCATCTGGGAAAACAAAATTTAAACATAAAAGACTTCGAACGTTCGATGGTCGAATTCCAATTCCCTATCCAGTTCAGTGACGGGAAATACAGTTTGGGGGTTTCTATTCATAAAGGAGAGTCCCATATTGAAGGAAGTTATTTCTGGGGGGAATCCGTTTTGGATTTTGAGGTCGAACGAGGTAAAATTGAAAAATTTGTCGGAGTTTGTCATCTACCGACCGAATTTACATTCCAAACTCTTCCCAAATCCGAATAG
- a CDS encoding ABC transporter permease yields the protein MEKVSILWALVRRDYALQYAGSFLGISWMFLQNLVLISLYALVFLVLNLKNPSTQEDFTAYLLTGLLYWIPIQELLVRGTGILTDNRSLLKRSSLGIDLFLWIPYVQFLIHSLITSIPVFIYLAYSGKLNFSGILLGYLILVFSGLYLMLLLHYLSRLNILLKDISPLIRLVSQLIFWGIPVLYYPTGYLKEWNRLNPFTIPLDIFRTSVIPGYSPQFDWIQVLPFLFFFFLVYLLAKRKFQSVILDHL from the coding sequence ATGGAGAAAGTATCCATACTTTGGGCTCTTGTTCGGCGTGATTACGCACTGCAATATGCAGGTTCCTTTCTGGGGATCTCCTGGATGTTCCTGCAGAATTTAGTACTCATTAGTTTGTACGCACTGGTATTTCTGGTGCTCAATTTAAAAAATCCATCCACACAAGAAGACTTCACGGCTTATCTTTTAACTGGACTTTTGTATTGGATTCCCATCCAAGAACTTCTTGTTCGTGGTACAGGAATCTTAACAGACAATCGTAGTTTGCTAAAAAGATCAAGCCTCGGGATCGATTTGTTTTTATGGATTCCCTATGTCCAATTTCTCATCCATAGCCTAATCACATCCATTCCCGTATTTATTTATTTGGCTTATTCTGGGAAGTTAAACTTTTCCGGAATCCTTCTTGGGTATTTGATTCTGGTGTTCTCTGGACTCTATTTGATGTTGCTTCTCCACTATCTTTCCAGGTTGAATATTCTATTAAAAGATATTTCACCTTTGATCCGTTTGGTGAGCCAACTTATTTTCTGGGGAATCCCCGTGTTGTATTATCCAACAGGATATTTAAAAGAGTGGAACCGTTTGAATCCATTTACCATTCCTTTGGATATCTTTCGCACTTCCGTGATTCCAGGATACAGTCCTCAATTTGATTGGATCCAAGTTTTGCCATTTCTCTTTTTTTTCTTTCTTGTTTATCTACTTGCCAAACGTAAATTCCAATCGGTGATTTTGGATCATCTCTAA
- a CDS encoding LIC12298 family protein, protein MIVRSIQQPAYNRHKDQGLAGQGPKKGFSQNQTGKTFEDYLMEAFQGEVVQKGEWVSPSLSDLGQKNLKRM, encoded by the coding sequence ATGATCGTTCGATCCATCCAACAACCCGCTTACAACCGCCACAAGGACCAAGGCCTCGCAGGGCAAGGTCCGAAAAAGGGATTTTCCCAGAACCAAACAGGGAAAACCTTTGAGGATTATTTGATGGAAGCCTTCCAAGGGGAAGTGGTTCAAAAGGGAGAGTGGGTATCCCCCAGTCTTTCTGATTTGGGCCAAAAGAACCTGAAGAGGATGTAG
- a CDS encoding LIC_11959 family protein, which produces MKLKFFLSFLLSFFFVSVIPLQSEEDGRYTGPIPRSEKRILDGKSEFQKTGTFPLEWKLFYKGKQGDFVVFYDLNGDEIHYRYRRNKFDLDAELFVKDLFPGNPYRVKGEWIGYYFYSVDERGKRSSLPTPKKLPAEPKEFIDRQSVPIFKLKEYIEVRTDDLLY; this is translated from the coding sequence ATGAAATTAAAGTTCTTTCTATCATTTTTATTATCCTTCTTTTTTGTTTCAGTAATCCCTCTTCAGTCCGAAGAAGATGGACGTTATACAGGCCCTATCCCTCGTTCCGAAAAACGGATCTTAGACGGAAAATCAGAATTTCAAAAAACAGGAACTTTTCCTTTAGAATGGAAGTTGTTTTATAAAGGGAAACAAGGAGATTTTGTTGTTTTTTATGACTTAAATGGGGATGAAATTCATTACCGATATAGAAGAAATAAATTTGATTTGGATGCTGAACTTTTTGTAAAGGATTTGTTTCCTGGAAATCCTTATCGGGTGAAGGGAGAGTGGATTGGTTATTATTTCTATTCTGTAGATGAGAGGGGAAAACGTTCTTCCCTTCCCACTCCCAAAAAATTACCAGCAGAGCCCAAAGAATTTATAGATAGGCAATCGGTTCCTATATTCAAATTGAAAGAATACATCGAAGTACGCACAGACGATCTCCTCTATTAA
- a CDS encoding HEAT repeat domain-containing protein has product MISFDRIWKTNTSSKLSTVASSNWNLGNRKNQSLFLLLIFLSLSPVFGKEKELTPEQISKKKDVLSKIIRYGTSQERKQALGELTRFPKENAGELYELIGEQLKSEKDMGMKIVLLKTIGDLDLKENKDTIITFFEDPNEDVAKQAVNSAKKMKLAEATNPLLEKVKKEDFTKNSNSLSLYITALADLPDGKVAAPFLETKFREKFNSADMRGQIALYFGTVLYADAESALMEVAFDEVQPTTLRCYSMNTLGKLKSENAKPKLYELLDSLKKTAGKLDAKKAQSLKIYAIGALVTMGDKEVFQELNEFARDDDSMVRLRAIEFMGSLKDPKALELLEYKRDRDPSPKVQKAAKKAIDQINGKDSPVEEEKSTEEKPDEEPK; this is encoded by the coding sequence TTGATAAGTTTCGACAGAATTTGGAAAACCAACACCTCATCCAAGCTCTCAACCGTCGCATCATCGAATTGGAATCTGGGCAATAGAAAAAACCAATCTCTCTTCCTCTTACTGATTTTCCTTTCTCTTTCTCCAGTTTTTGGGAAAGAGAAAGAACTCACTCCTGAACAAATTTCCAAAAAGAAAGATGTCCTTTCTAAAATCATTCGGTATGGCACAAGCCAGGAAAGAAAACAAGCATTAGGTGAACTGACTCGATTTCCTAAAGAGAATGCCGGTGAACTTTATGAACTCATTGGTGAACAATTAAAATCAGAAAAAGATATGGGGATGAAAATTGTCCTCTTAAAAACCATTGGTGATTTGGACCTAAAAGAAAACAAAGATACCATCATTACTTTTTTTGAAGATCCCAACGAAGATGTCGCAAAACAAGCCGTAAACTCTGCAAAAAAAATGAAATTAGCGGAAGCAACTAATCCCTTACTTGAAAAAGTAAAAAAAGAAGATTTTACAAAGAATAGTAATTCACTTAGTTTGTACATCACTGCTTTGGCGGACTTACCCGATGGAAAGGTGGCAGCTCCTTTTCTGGAAACCAAGTTTCGCGAAAAGTTTAATAGCGCCGATATGCGTGGTCAAATTGCCCTATACTTCGGAACGGTTTTGTATGCCGATGCTGAATCGGCTCTTATGGAAGTGGCTTTTGATGAGGTCCAACCCACAACTTTACGTTGTTATTCGATGAACACACTCGGTAAGTTAAAGTCCGAAAATGCCAAACCAAAGTTATACGAACTTTTAGATTCCTTAAAGAAAACGGCAGGAAAGTTAGATGCTAAAAAAGCCCAATCTTTAAAGATTTATGCGATTGGTGCTCTTGTGACTATGGGTGATAAGGAAGTATTCCAAGAACTGAATGAATTTGCTCGTGATGATGATAGTATGGTGAGACTTCGTGCCATTGAATTTATGGGCAGTTTGAAAGATCCAAAAGCACTGGAACTTTTAGAATACAAACGAGACCGCGACCCCAGTCCGAAGGTGCAAAAGGCCGCAAAAAAAGCCATCGACCAAATCAATGGAAAAGACAGTCCTGTGGAGGAAGAAAAATCTACAGAGGAAAAACCAGACGAAGAACCCAAATGA
- a CDS encoding response regulator, with the protein MSKGYIICVDDEVSVLETLAEQLLARFGESHIIETANSGEEALSLIDEIISSNDIVELIVSDQVMPGMKGDRFLEQVHHRLPDAIKILLTGQAGLDSAIYAINNGGLSRYVEKPWNIDELSKDIKDLLDKFRQNLENQHLIQALNRRIIELESGQ; encoded by the coding sequence ATGAGTAAAGGTTATATTATATGTGTCGATGATGAAGTATCGGTATTGGAAACGCTTGCGGAACAACTTCTGGCTCGGTTTGGCGAATCCCATATCATCGAGACTGCAAATAGTGGTGAAGAAGCACTTTCATTAATCGATGAAATTATCAGTAGCAACGACATCGTGGAATTGATTGTTTCTGACCAAGTGATGCCAGGAATGAAAGGGGATCGGTTTTTGGAGCAGGTGCACCATCGCCTTCCCGATGCGATCAAAATCCTTCTCACCGGTCAAGCTGGACTTGATTCTGCAATCTATGCGATTAATAACGGGGGACTCAGTCGGTATGTCGAAAAACCTTGGAACATTGACGAACTATCCAAAGACATTAAAGACCTACTTGATAAGTTTCGACAGAATTTGGAAAACCAACACCTCATCCAAGCTCTCAACCGTCGCATCATCGAATTGGAATCTGGGCAATAG
- a CDS encoding glycogen/starch/alpha-glucan phosphorylase, translating to MVVTNPRLITLLSEEQKADLASMEKQFAHHLEYTIGKNRFNLKNEDIYKALGHTIRDFLIDRLNVTHERYRNENPKRVFYFSLEFLMGRTLMNALINLGLYETIQVMLRGIGFELTDVLEFETDAGLGNGGLGRLAACFLDSMATLNVPGFGYGIRYDYGIFNQIIANGSQLEMPDHWDADGVPYEVVRSDISFSVGFFGHTETRVSGKGKIQHDWVPDETVLASAHDYPIPGFNTSTVNYLRLWAAKSSEEFNLDYFNHGDYMKAVQDKSISENISKVLYPNDTTEQGKVLRLKQQYFMVCASLQDILTQFRESTYNLKELPNYVAIQLNDTHPSIGIAELMRIFLDNEEMDWEPAWDVVTKVFSYTNHTVLPEALETWRVELFEKLLPRHLEIIYEINHRFLSEVRSRCVLSEEEIQQVSIIEEGREKRIRMANLAVIGSYRVNGVAELHSELIKKTIFQAFTKVFPEKFNNKTNGITPRRWLLQSNPSLANLISKRIGNDFTTDLYKLKKLESFVDDADFQNDWRSVKQTAKDDLAKLIKSETGISIDPKSLVDVQIKRFHEYKRQLLNILRVIALYRRIKENPSRVITPRTVIFGGKAAPGYYMAKLIIKLINNVAWVVNRDPDVADRLKVVFLPNYRVSLAERIIPGSNLSEQISTAGTEASGTSNMKFMLNGALTIGTLDGANVEILEEVGAENIYIFGLHTEEVYRLKEAGYQPADFIRRNEDLHRVLLMIRENLFSMGEPGIFGPIYDSLYYTDNYLLMADFDAYDETQNLVAKDYLDETTWTKKSILNVARSGKFSSDRTIREYAKDIWKVPLLDTVPPKTIYKLPQN from the coding sequence ATGGTTGTCACGAATCCTCGTTTAATTACCCTTTTATCAGAAGAACAAAAAGCCGACTTGGCTTCGATGGAAAAACAATTTGCCCATCATCTAGAATACACCATTGGTAAAAACAGGTTCAATCTTAAAAACGAAGATATATACAAAGCTCTTGGCCATACCATTAGAGATTTCTTAATCGATCGATTGAATGTCACTCACGAACGTTACCGAAATGAAAATCCTAAACGAGTATTTTATTTTTCCTTAGAATTTCTTATGGGACGCACCCTCATGAATGCTCTCATCAATCTCGGATTATACGAAACCATCCAAGTGATGCTTCGAGGAATTGGCTTTGAGCTAACAGACGTTTTGGAATTTGAAACCGATGCGGGTCTTGGAAACGGGGGGCTTGGGCGGCTTGCGGCTTGTTTTTTGGATTCGATGGCCACTCTCAATGTTCCTGGGTTTGGTTACGGGATTCGCTACGATTATGGAATTTTCAACCAAATCATTGCGAATGGAAGCCAACTAGAAATGCCGGACCACTGGGATGCCGATGGAGTTCCTTATGAAGTGGTTCGTTCCGATATTTCCTTTTCTGTTGGTTTTTTTGGTCATACAGAAACTCGTGTATCAGGAAAAGGAAAAATCCAACATGATTGGGTTCCTGATGAAACTGTCCTTGCTTCTGCACATGATTATCCCATTCCAGGATTTAACACGAGTACGGTGAACTATCTCAGACTTTGGGCTGCCAAGTCTTCTGAAGAGTTCAACTTGGATTATTTTAATCATGGCGACTATATGAAAGCTGTGCAGGATAAATCCATATCAGAAAACATTTCCAAAGTATTGTATCCGAATGATACCACCGAACAAGGGAAAGTGCTTCGTCTCAAACAACAGTACTTTATGGTTTGTGCTTCTCTCCAAGACATTCTCACACAATTTCGTGAATCCACTTACAATTTAAAAGAACTCCCAAACTACGTTGCCATCCAATTGAACGATACCCATCCAAGCATTGGGATTGCCGAACTCATGCGAATTTTTCTGGATAATGAAGAGATGGACTGGGAACCCGCTTGGGATGTAGTCACAAAAGTTTTTTCTTATACCAACCATACGGTTTTACCAGAAGCTTTGGAAACTTGGAGGGTGGAACTTTTTGAGAAACTTCTTCCAAGGCATTTGGAAATCATATATGAAATCAATCATAGATTTTTGTCAGAGGTTCGTAGCAGGTGCGTCCTATCAGAAGAGGAAATCCAACAGGTTAGTATCATAGAGGAAGGTCGTGAAAAAAGAATTCGAATGGCGAACTTGGCTGTGATTGGTTCGTATCGAGTGAATGGTGTGGCGGAACTTCATTCAGAGCTTATCAAAAAAACTATCTTCCAAGCCTTTACCAAAGTATTTCCTGAAAAATTTAATAACAAAACCAATGGAATTACACCACGTCGATGGTTACTCCAATCAAACCCTAGTTTGGCGAATCTCATCTCCAAACGAATTGGAAATGATTTTACAACAGATCTTTACAAATTAAAAAAATTAGAATCCTTTGTGGATGATGCGGATTTCCAGAATGATTGGCGAAGTGTAAAACAAACTGCTAAAGATGATTTGGCTAAACTCATTAAAAGTGAAACCGGAATTTCCATTGATCCAAAGTCTTTGGTGGATGTGCAAATCAAACGATTCCATGAATACAAACGCCAACTTTTGAATATCCTGCGAGTGATTGCTTTATACAGAAGGATCAAAGAAAATCCATCTCGTGTGATCACACCACGGACAGTAATTTTTGGGGGAAAAGCTGCCCCCGGATATTACATGGCCAAACTCATCATCAAGTTAATTAATAATGTAGCTTGGGTGGTCAACCGGGATCCAGACGTTGCCGACAGGTTGAAGGTAGTGTTCCTCCCAAACTACCGAGTGAGCCTTGCCGAAAGAATTATCCCCGGAAGTAATTTATCCGAACAAATTTCCACTGCTGGAACGGAAGCTTCTGGAACTAGCAACATGAAATTTATGTTAAACGGTGCTTTGACCATTGGAACTTTGGATGGTGCCAATGTGGAAATTTTGGAAGAGGTGGGGGCAGAGAATATATATATCTTCGGCCTTCACACGGAAGAAGTTTATCGTTTGAAGGAAGCGGGATACCAGCCTGCTGATTTCATTCGTCGCAATGAAGACCTCCACCGAGTTCTACTCATGATCCGTGAAAATTTATTTTCTATGGGGGAACCTGGTATTTTTGGTCCCATCTATGATAGCCTCTATTATACAGACAATTATCTCTTGATGGCTGATTTTGATGCGTATGACGAGACTCAAAACCTTGTGGCCAAGGATTATTTGGACGAAACCACTTGGACCAAAAAATCCATTTTAAACGTAGCAAGGTCAGGGAAATTTTCCTCAGATCGTACCATTCGAGAGTATGCCAAGGACATCTGGAAGGTCCCCCTTCTTGACACAGTTCCTCCTAAAACTATCTATAAATTGCCACAAAACTGA
- a CDS encoding DUF192 domain-containing protein: MKTRIGILLVLLTFSVCKQAESFPSQTNTPEILFGSVADRALKLEIANTPSTRATGLMYRTKLGEDEGMLFVFPRPDFLSFWMKNTLIPLSIGYFSEDMRLLESFDMKPNQTEEVYNARKPAMYALEVNQGWFAKHKIGKDAVLTLERKVSARD, translated from the coding sequence ATGAAAACACGGATTGGCATTCTTCTTGTTCTTTTGACTTTTTCTGTTTGTAAACAAGCAGAATCCTTTCCGTCTCAAACTAACACTCCAGAAATTCTATTTGGAAGTGTTGCTGATCGTGCTTTAAAATTGGAAATTGCCAACACTCCTTCCACAAGGGCCACGGGTCTTATGTACCGAACAAAACTTGGTGAGGATGAAGGAATGCTTTTTGTTTTCCCTCGCCCAGATTTTTTAAGTTTTTGGATGAAGAACACTCTCATTCCTTTGTCGATTGGTTATTTTTCCGAAGATATGCGACTTTTAGAATCATTCGATATGAAACCAAACCAAACAGAGGAAGTTTACAACGCAAGAAAACCCGCGATGTATGCTTTGGAAGTCAACCAAGGTTGGTTCGCAAAACACAAAATAGGTAAAGACGCGGTCCTCACTTTGGAAAGAAAGGTCAGTGCCCGCGATTAA
- a CDS encoding enoyl-CoA hydratase-related protein — MSFLEIQIKSNFALVTIKRPEALNALNDVVITEIGAMVDELESNSSVRGFILTGEGKAFVAGADIAKMKEFNVREGQAFSELGQTVFRKMELSGLISIAAINGFCLGGGMELAMACDIRYAVASAKLGLPEVTLGLLPGFGGSQRLPRLIGVGRATELILSGDMISAEEGYRLGLINKVTDPAELLNESEKTITTILSRGPNAIKAAKTAIRQGLETNMEGGLEWEKQLFGGRFADEETKEGLSAFLEKRKPNFKG; from the coding sequence TTGTCTTTTTTAGAGATTCAAATTAAATCCAATTTTGCTCTTGTCACCATCAAAAGACCAGAGGCCCTCAATGCACTGAACGATGTAGTCATCACGGAGATTGGTGCCATGGTGGATGAGCTGGAATCAAACTCATCCGTTCGAGGATTCATTCTCACTGGTGAAGGGAAAGCCTTCGTTGCCGGAGCCGACATTGCCAAAATGAAAGAGTTCAATGTTAGAGAAGGTCAGGCCTTTTCAGAACTCGGCCAAACTGTTTTTCGTAAGATGGAGCTTTCCGGTCTCATTTCTATTGCTGCGATCAATGGATTTTGTTTGGGTGGGGGAATGGAACTTGCTATGGCATGTGATATCCGTTATGCGGTTGCTTCTGCTAAATTAGGCCTTCCTGAAGTGACACTCGGTTTACTTCCAGGATTTGGTGGTTCACAAAGACTTCCTAGACTCATAGGAGTCGGAAGAGCTACTGAACTTATTTTATCTGGGGATATGATTTCTGCGGAAGAAGGATACCGATTGGGACTTATCAATAAAGTCACTGATCCTGCAGAACTTTTAAACGAATCCGAAAAAACCATAACCACAATCCTATCTCGGGGACCTAACGCCATTAAGGCGGCAAAAACTGCCATCCGCCAAGGATTGGAAACAAATATGGAAGGTGGTTTGGAGTGGGAAAAACAACTTTTTGGTGGCCGGTTTGCGGATGAAGAAACCAAAGAAGGTCTTTCTGCCTTTTTAGAAAAAAGAAAACCAAACTTCAAAGGTTAA